A window of Lepidochelys kempii isolate rLepKem1 chromosome 1, rLepKem1.hap2, whole genome shotgun sequence contains these coding sequences:
- the TMEM39A gene encoding transmembrane protein 39A: MPGGRRGPSRQQLSRSALPSLQTLVGGSCGNGTGLRNRNGSAISLSAPPITALITPEPVRHCRIPDLPLDGSLLFEFLFFIYLLVALFIQYINIYKTVWWYPYNHPASCTSLNFHLIDYHLAAFITVMLARRLVWALISEASQVGATSVIHYMALIMARLVLLTLCGWVLCWTLVNLFRSHSVLNLLFLGYPFGVYVPLCCFHQDSRAQPLPTDCSYLVQDQMVDDGTSGIGSLVKPKDFLSLLRESLKEQFNNPTAIPSHSCPLSPDLIRNEVECLKADFNRRIKEVLFNSLFSAYYVAFLPLCFVKSTQYYDMRWSCEHLIMVWINAFVMLTTQLLPPKYCDLLHRSAAHLGKWQKLEHGSYSNAPQHIWSESTIWPQGVLVRHSRCLYKAVGPYNVAVPSDVSHARFYFLFHRPLRLLNLLILIEGSVVCYQLYSLLRSEKWNHTLSMALILFCNYYVLFKLLRDRIVLGRAYSYPLNSYGLKAH; this comes from the exons ATGCCCGGTGGAAGGAGGGGACCCAGTCGGCAGCAGCTAAGCCGTTCAGCTTTGCCTTCTCTCCAGACTTTGGTTGGCGGGAGCTGTGGCAACGGCACTGGTCTGAGAAACAG GAATGGTAGTGCTATCAGCCTCTCAGCTCCTCCCATAACGGCCCTGatcaccccagagcctgtgcgTCACTGCCGGATCCCTGACCTGCCACTGGATGGGAGCCTTCTCTTTGAATTTCTCTTCTTCATCTACCTGCTAGTGGCGCTCTTTATTCAGTACATCAATATCTACAAGACTGTCTGGTGGTATCCCTACAATCACCCTGCCTCCTGCACCTCTCTG AATTTTCACCTCATTGATTACCACCTGGCAGCGTTCATCACGGTGATGCTGGCACGGAGGCTGGTGTGGGCCCTCATCTCCGAG GCCTCTCAGGTGGGCGCAACGTCAGTGATTCACTACATGGCACTGATTATGGCGCGCCTGGTGCTGCTCACGCTGTGCGGTTGGGTGCTCTGCTGGACTCTGGTCAATCTCTTCCGCAGCCATTCTGTGCTCAACCTCCTCTTCTTGGGCTATCC GTTCGGTGTCTACGTTCCCCTTTGCTGCTTCCACCAAGACAGCAGAGCGCAGCCCCTCCCAACGGACTGCAGCTACCTGGTGCAGGATCAGATGGTGGATGACGGGACCTCAGGCATAGGCAGCCTGGTTAAACCCAAAGACTTCCTCTCGCTCCTGCGGGAGTCCCTGAAAGAACAGTTCAATAACCCTACGGCCATCCCCTCACACAGTTGTCCCCTCTCCCCGGACCTCATCCGCAATGAGGTGGAGTGCCTGAAAGCGGACTTCAACCGCAGGATCAAGGAGGTTCTCTTCAACTCCCTCTTCAGTGCCTACTATGTGGCCTTCCTGCCGCTGTGCTTCGTGAAG AGCACCCAGTACTACGACATGCGCTGGTCCTGCGAGCACCTCATCATGGTGTGGATCAACGCCTTCGTTATGCTCACCACGCAGCTGCTGCCCCCCAAGTACTGCGACCTGCTGCACAGATCAGCCGCCCACCTGGGCAAGTGGCAGAAGCTAGAACACGGCTCGTACAGCAACGCCCCACAGCACAT CTGGTCAGAAAGTACGATCTGGCCACAGGGCGTGCTGGTGCGGCACAGTCGATGCCTGTACAAGGCCGTAGGGCCTTATAATGTAGCAGTGCCTTCAGACGTCTCCCACGCCCGCTTTTAT TTCCTCTTTCACCGTCCATTACGGCTGCTCAACCTGCTTATCCTCATTGAAGGCAGCGTCGTCTGCTACCAGCTGTACTCCCTGCTGCGCTCGGAGAAGTGGAACCACACCCTCTCCATGGCCCTCATCCTCTTCTGCAATTACTATGTCTTATTTAAGCTCCTTCGGGACCGGATAGTATTGGGCAGGGCCTACTCTTACCCCCTCAACAGCTACGGACTCAAGGCACATTAA